A section of the Hevea brasiliensis isolate MT/VB/25A 57/8 chromosome 17, ASM3005281v1, whole genome shotgun sequence genome encodes:
- the LOC110646461 gene encoding elongation factor Tu, chloroplastic, protein MAISASATASTTSKVAYPHPHASPSSFLTKPTKLTPKTLLSSSFISPFLSTTSSPSASTTITTCRRSFTVRAARGKFERKKPHVNIGTIGHVDHGKTTLTAALTMALAATGNSAPKKYDEIDAAPEERARGITINTATVEYETESRHYAHVDCPGHADYVKNMITGAAQMDGAILVVSGADGPMPQTKEHILLAKQVGVPNMVVFLNKQDQVDDEELLQLVELEVRELLSSYEFPGDDIPIISGSALLALEALMANPNIKRGDDQWVDKIYELMDSVDSYIPIPQRQTDLPFLLAIEDVFSITGRGTVATGRVERGTVKVGETVDIVGLKDTRNTTVTGVEMFQKILDEALAGDNVGLLLRGVQKADIQRGMVLAKPGTITPHTKFSAIVYVLKKEEGGRHSPFFSGYRPQFYMRTTDVTGRVASIMNDKDEESKMVMPGDRVKMVVELIVPVACEQGMRFAIREGGKTVGAGVIQSIIE, encoded by the coding sequence ATGGCAATTTCAGCCTCGGCCACGGCCTCCACCACCTCTAAAGTAGCTTACCCTCATCCTCATGCCTCCCCTTCCTCTTTCCTTACAAAACCCACTAAGCTAACTCCCAAAACCCTTCTTTCCTCTTCCTTCATTTCCCCCTTCCTCTCTACCACCTCCTCCCCTTCAGCTTCCACTACCATCACTACCTGCCGCCGCTCCTTCACCGTCCGTGCCGCCCGAGGGAAATTCGAAAGAAAGAAACCCCACGTCAACATCGGAACTATCGGCCACGTCGACCATGGGAAGACCACTCTTACAGCTGCCCTCACCATGGCTTTAGCCGCTACTGGCAACAGCGCACCCAAGAAATACGATGAAATTGACGCCGCTCCAGAGGAACGCGCCCGTGGTATTACCATCAATACGGCCACTGTCGAGTACGAGACTGAGTCGCGCCACTATGCCCACGTGGACTGCCCTGGTCACGCCGATTATGTGAAAAATATGATTACTGGTGCTGCTCAGATGGACGGCGCAATCCTTGTCGTCTCCGGCGCCGACGGTCCCATGCCCCAAACCAAGGAGCACATCTTGCTGGCAAAACAAGTTGGAGTTCCCAACATGGTTGTTTTTCTGAACAAACAGGACCAGGTTGATGACGAGGAGCTTTTGCAACTGGTGGAATTGGAGGTGCGTGAGTTATTGTCTTCTTATGAGTTTCCTGGTGATGACATACCCATCATTTCTGGCTCCGCGCTTTTGGCTTTGGAGGCTTTGATGGCTAATCCTAATATTAAGCGCGGGGATGATCAATGGGTCGATAAGATTTATGAACTCATGGATTCTGTGGATAGCTACATTCCAATTCCCCAAAGGCAGACTGATTTACCATTTTTACTTGCTATTGAAGATGTGTTTTCAATTACTGGTCGTGGTACTGTGGCCACAGGCAGGGTTGAAAGAGGGACTGTTAAGGTGGGTGAGACCGTAGATATTGTGGGTTTGAAGGATACTAGGAATACTACTGTGACAGGAGTTGAAATGTTTCAAAAGATTTTGGACGAGGCCTTGGCTGGTGATAATGTGGGATTGTTGTTGAGAGGTGTCCAAAAGGCTGATATTCAGAGAGGAATGGTTTTGGCTAAACCCGGCACAATTACTCCGCATACTAAGTTCTCTGCTATTGTTTATGTGTTGAAGAAGGAAGAGGGCGGTAGGCATTCACCATTTTTCTCTGGTTATAGACCTCAATTTTACATGAGGACCACTGATGTGACTGGCAGAGTTGCCTCCATTATGAATGATAAGGATGAGGAGTCAAAGATGGTTATGCCCGGTGATCGTGTGAAGATGGTTGTGGAGCTTATTGTGCCTGTGGCTTGTGAACAAGGGATGAGGTTTGCTATCAGAGAAGGAGGGAAGACAGTTGGAGCTGGTGTTATTCAGTCCATCATTGAGTAG
- the LOC110646422 gene encoding protein DEHYDRATION-INDUCED 19 homolog 5 isoform X1, giving the protein MDVDFWPSRIYAKHLSAVQADRYNSADNNLAMDDSDGDEDSRAYFPCPFCYVDIEVHVLCSHLQDEHCFDLKNAVCPLCAANLGKDVIGHFTVNHASSLTVLFTCFRSSGRRRKSLKSGLWTGSSAMIGKELSSFLGSSTNGRANTNESAPDPLLSPFLGSGSHSHPQGSQEDESSNITAHLKRFGNGIPLIAYLMCSTETPSLDGGDEVDSEERRHRAAFVQELISSTIF; this is encoded by the exons ATGGATGTTGATTTCTGGCCCTCAAGAATCTACGCTAAGCACCTCTCTGCTGTACAAGCTGACAGATACAACTCTG CAGATAATAATTTGGCAATGGATGATTCGGATGGAGATGAGGATTCAAGAGCGTATTTTCCATGCCCCTTCTGCTATGTAGACATTGAAGTCCATGTGCTCTGCAGCCATCTGCAGGATGAACACTGCTTTGACTTAAAAAATGCA GTATGTCCACTTTGTGCAGCAAATTTAGGGAAAGATGTGATTGGGCATTTTACAGTAAACCATGCAAGTTCATTGACGGTACTTTTCACTTGTTTTAGGTCTTCAGGT CGCAGGAGAAAGTCTTTAAAATCTGGTCTCTGGACCGGTAGTTCAGCTATGATTGGCAAGGAACTTAGCTCATTTCTTGGATCTTCAACAAATGGTAGGGCAAACACAAACGAATCTGCACCAGATCCACTTCTATCACCATTTCTTGGCAGTGGATCCCATTCACACCCTCAAGGAAGCCAAGAAGATGAATCTTCCAATATAACTGCCCATTTAAAAAG atTTGGCAATGGGATACCACTAATTGCATATCTTATGTGCAGCACTGAGACACCTTCACTTGATGGAGGTGATGAGGTGGATTCTGAAGAGAGAAGGCATAGAGCAGCATTTGTTCAAGAGTTGATTTCCTCAACCATATTCTAA
- the LOC110646422 gene encoding protein DEHYDRATION-INDUCED 19 homolog 5 isoform X2 gives MDVDFWPSRIYAKHLSAVQADRYNSDNNLAMDDSDGDEDSRAYFPCPFCYVDIEVHVLCSHLQDEHCFDLKNAVCPLCAANLGKDVIGHFTVNHASSLTVLFTCFRSSGRRRKSLKSGLWTGSSAMIGKELSSFLGSSTNGRANTNESAPDPLLSPFLGSGSHSHPQGSQEDESSNITAHLKRFGNGIPLIAYLMCSTETPSLDGGDEVDSEERRHRAAFVQELISSTIF, from the exons ATGGATGTTGATTTCTGGCCCTCAAGAATCTACGCTAAGCACCTCTCTGCTGTACAAGCTGACAGATACAACTCTG ATAATAATTTGGCAATGGATGATTCGGATGGAGATGAGGATTCAAGAGCGTATTTTCCATGCCCCTTCTGCTATGTAGACATTGAAGTCCATGTGCTCTGCAGCCATCTGCAGGATGAACACTGCTTTGACTTAAAAAATGCA GTATGTCCACTTTGTGCAGCAAATTTAGGGAAAGATGTGATTGGGCATTTTACAGTAAACCATGCAAGTTCATTGACGGTACTTTTCACTTGTTTTAGGTCTTCAGGT CGCAGGAGAAAGTCTTTAAAATCTGGTCTCTGGACCGGTAGTTCAGCTATGATTGGCAAGGAACTTAGCTCATTTCTTGGATCTTCAACAAATGGTAGGGCAAACACAAACGAATCTGCACCAGATCCACTTCTATCACCATTTCTTGGCAGTGGATCCCATTCACACCCTCAAGGAAGCCAAGAAGATGAATCTTCCAATATAACTGCCCATTTAAAAAG atTTGGCAATGGGATACCACTAATTGCATATCTTATGTGCAGCACTGAGACACCTTCACTTGATGGAGGTGATGAGGTGGATTCTGAAGAGAGAAGGCATAGAGCAGCATTTGTTCAAGAGTTGATTTCCTCAACCATATTCTAA
- the LOC110646422 gene encoding protein DEHYDRATION-INDUCED 19 homolog 6 isoform X5: protein MDVDFWPSRIYAKHLSAVQADRYNSADNNLAMDDSDGDEDSRAYFPCPFCYVDIEVHVLCSHLQDEHCFDLKNAVCPLCAANLGKDVIGHFTVNHASSLTVLFTCFRSSGRRRKSLKSGLWTGSSAMIGKELSSFLGSSTNGRANTNESAPDPLLSPFLGSGSHSHPQGSQEDESSNITAHLKSTETPSLDGGDEVDSEERRHRAAFVQELISSTIF from the exons ATGGATGTTGATTTCTGGCCCTCAAGAATCTACGCTAAGCACCTCTCTGCTGTACAAGCTGACAGATACAACTCTG CAGATAATAATTTGGCAATGGATGATTCGGATGGAGATGAGGATTCAAGAGCGTATTTTCCATGCCCCTTCTGCTATGTAGACATTGAAGTCCATGTGCTCTGCAGCCATCTGCAGGATGAACACTGCTTTGACTTAAAAAATGCA GTATGTCCACTTTGTGCAGCAAATTTAGGGAAAGATGTGATTGGGCATTTTACAGTAAACCATGCAAGTTCATTGACGGTACTTTTCACTTGTTTTAGGTCTTCAGGT CGCAGGAGAAAGTCTTTAAAATCTGGTCTCTGGACCGGTAGTTCAGCTATGATTGGCAAGGAACTTAGCTCATTTCTTGGATCTTCAACAAATGGTAGGGCAAACACAAACGAATCTGCACCAGATCCACTTCTATCACCATTTCTTGGCAGTGGATCCCATTCACACCCTCAAGGAAGCCAAGAAGATGAATCTTCCAATATAACTGCCCATTTAAAAAG CACTGAGACACCTTCACTTGATGGAGGTGATGAGGTGGATTCTGAAGAGAGAAGGCATAGAGCAGCATTTGTTCAAGAGTTGATTTCCTCAACCATATTCTAA
- the LOC110646422 gene encoding protein DEHYDRATION-INDUCED 19 homolog 6 isoform X6 translates to MDVDFWPSRIYAKHLSAVQADRYNSADNNLAMDDSDGDEDSRAYFPCPFCYVDIEVHVLCSHLQDEHCFDLKNAVCPLCAANLGKDVIGHFTVNHASSLTRRRKSLKSGLWTGSSAMIGKELSSFLGSSTNGRANTNESAPDPLLSPFLGSGSHSHPQGSQEDESSNITAHLKSTETPSLDGGDEVDSEERRHRAAFVQELISSTIF, encoded by the exons ATGGATGTTGATTTCTGGCCCTCAAGAATCTACGCTAAGCACCTCTCTGCTGTACAAGCTGACAGATACAACTCTG CAGATAATAATTTGGCAATGGATGATTCGGATGGAGATGAGGATTCAAGAGCGTATTTTCCATGCCCCTTCTGCTATGTAGACATTGAAGTCCATGTGCTCTGCAGCCATCTGCAGGATGAACACTGCTTTGACTTAAAAAATGCA GTATGTCCACTTTGTGCAGCAAATTTAGGGAAAGATGTGATTGGGCATTTTACAGTAAACCATGCAAGTTCATTGACG CGCAGGAGAAAGTCTTTAAAATCTGGTCTCTGGACCGGTAGTTCAGCTATGATTGGCAAGGAACTTAGCTCATTTCTTGGATCTTCAACAAATGGTAGGGCAAACACAAACGAATCTGCACCAGATCCACTTCTATCACCATTTCTTGGCAGTGGATCCCATTCACACCCTCAAGGAAGCCAAGAAGATGAATCTTCCAATATAACTGCCCATTTAAAAAG CACTGAGACACCTTCACTTGATGGAGGTGATGAGGTGGATTCTGAAGAGAGAAGGCATAGAGCAGCATTTGTTCAAGAGTTGATTTCCTCAACCATATTCTAA
- the LOC110646422 gene encoding protein DEHYDRATION-INDUCED 19 homolog 6 isoform X7, with protein MDVDFWPSRIYAKHLSAVQADRYNSDNNLAMDDSDGDEDSRAYFPCPFCYVDIEVHVLCSHLQDEHCFDLKNAVCPLCAANLGKDVIGHFTVNHASSLTRRRKSLKSGLWTGSSAMIGKELSSFLGSSTNGRANTNESAPDPLLSPFLGSGSHSHPQGSQEDESSNITAHLKSTETPSLDGGDEVDSEERRHRAAFVQELISSTIF; from the exons ATGGATGTTGATTTCTGGCCCTCAAGAATCTACGCTAAGCACCTCTCTGCTGTACAAGCTGACAGATACAACTCTG ATAATAATTTGGCAATGGATGATTCGGATGGAGATGAGGATTCAAGAGCGTATTTTCCATGCCCCTTCTGCTATGTAGACATTGAAGTCCATGTGCTCTGCAGCCATCTGCAGGATGAACACTGCTTTGACTTAAAAAATGCA GTATGTCCACTTTGTGCAGCAAATTTAGGGAAAGATGTGATTGGGCATTTTACAGTAAACCATGCAAGTTCATTGACG CGCAGGAGAAAGTCTTTAAAATCTGGTCTCTGGACCGGTAGTTCAGCTATGATTGGCAAGGAACTTAGCTCATTTCTTGGATCTTCAACAAATGGTAGGGCAAACACAAACGAATCTGCACCAGATCCACTTCTATCACCATTTCTTGGCAGTGGATCCCATTCACACCCTCAAGGAAGCCAAGAAGATGAATCTTCCAATATAACTGCCCATTTAAAAAG CACTGAGACACCTTCACTTGATGGAGGTGATGAGGTGGATTCTGAAGAGAGAAGGCATAGAGCAGCATTTGTTCAAGAGTTGATTTCCTCAACCATATTCTAA
- the LOC110646422 gene encoding protein DEHYDRATION-INDUCED 19 homolog 5 isoform X4: MDVDFWPSRIYAKHLSAVQADRYNSDNNLAMDDSDGDEDSRAYFPCPFCYVDIEVHVLCSHLQDEHCFDLKNAVCPLCAANLGKDVIGHFTVNHASSLTRRRKSLKSGLWTGSSAMIGKELSSFLGSSTNGRANTNESAPDPLLSPFLGSGSHSHPQGSQEDESSNITAHLKRFGNGIPLIAYLMCSTETPSLDGGDEVDSEERRHRAAFVQELISSTIF, encoded by the exons ATGGATGTTGATTTCTGGCCCTCAAGAATCTACGCTAAGCACCTCTCTGCTGTACAAGCTGACAGATACAACTCTG ATAATAATTTGGCAATGGATGATTCGGATGGAGATGAGGATTCAAGAGCGTATTTTCCATGCCCCTTCTGCTATGTAGACATTGAAGTCCATGTGCTCTGCAGCCATCTGCAGGATGAACACTGCTTTGACTTAAAAAATGCA GTATGTCCACTTTGTGCAGCAAATTTAGGGAAAGATGTGATTGGGCATTTTACAGTAAACCATGCAAGTTCATTGACG CGCAGGAGAAAGTCTTTAAAATCTGGTCTCTGGACCGGTAGTTCAGCTATGATTGGCAAGGAACTTAGCTCATTTCTTGGATCTTCAACAAATGGTAGGGCAAACACAAACGAATCTGCACCAGATCCACTTCTATCACCATTTCTTGGCAGTGGATCCCATTCACACCCTCAAGGAAGCCAAGAAGATGAATCTTCCAATATAACTGCCCATTTAAAAAG atTTGGCAATGGGATACCACTAATTGCATATCTTATGTGCAGCACTGAGACACCTTCACTTGATGGAGGTGATGAGGTGGATTCTGAAGAGAGAAGGCATAGAGCAGCATTTGTTCAAGAGTTGATTTCCTCAACCATATTCTAA
- the LOC110646422 gene encoding protein DEHYDRATION-INDUCED 19 homolog 5 isoform X3, whose amino-acid sequence MDVDFWPSRIYAKHLSAVQADRYNSADNNLAMDDSDGDEDSRAYFPCPFCYVDIEVHVLCSHLQDEHCFDLKNAVCPLCAANLGKDVIGHFTVNHASSLTRRRKSLKSGLWTGSSAMIGKELSSFLGSSTNGRANTNESAPDPLLSPFLGSGSHSHPQGSQEDESSNITAHLKRFGNGIPLIAYLMCSTETPSLDGGDEVDSEERRHRAAFVQELISSTIF is encoded by the exons ATGGATGTTGATTTCTGGCCCTCAAGAATCTACGCTAAGCACCTCTCTGCTGTACAAGCTGACAGATACAACTCTG CAGATAATAATTTGGCAATGGATGATTCGGATGGAGATGAGGATTCAAGAGCGTATTTTCCATGCCCCTTCTGCTATGTAGACATTGAAGTCCATGTGCTCTGCAGCCATCTGCAGGATGAACACTGCTTTGACTTAAAAAATGCA GTATGTCCACTTTGTGCAGCAAATTTAGGGAAAGATGTGATTGGGCATTTTACAGTAAACCATGCAAGTTCATTGACG CGCAGGAGAAAGTCTTTAAAATCTGGTCTCTGGACCGGTAGTTCAGCTATGATTGGCAAGGAACTTAGCTCATTTCTTGGATCTTCAACAAATGGTAGGGCAAACACAAACGAATCTGCACCAGATCCACTTCTATCACCATTTCTTGGCAGTGGATCCCATTCACACCCTCAAGGAAGCCAAGAAGATGAATCTTCCAATATAACTGCCCATTTAAAAAG atTTGGCAATGGGATACCACTAATTGCATATCTTATGTGCAGCACTGAGACACCTTCACTTGATGGAGGTGATGAGGTGGATTCTGAAGAGAGAAGGCATAGAGCAGCATTTGTTCAAGAGTTGATTTCCTCAACCATATTCTAA
- the LOC110646422 gene encoding protein DEHYDRATION-INDUCED 19 homolog 6 isoform X8, which translates to MDVDFWPSRIYAKHLSAVQADRYNSADNNLAMDDSDGDEDSRAYFPCPFCYVDIEVHVLCSHLQDEHCFDLKNARRRKSLKSGLWTGSSAMIGKELSSFLGSSTNGRANTNESAPDPLLSPFLGSGSHSHPQGSQEDESSNITAHLKRFGNGIPLIAYLMCSTETPSLDGGDEVDSEERRHRAAFVQELISSTIF; encoded by the exons ATGGATGTTGATTTCTGGCCCTCAAGAATCTACGCTAAGCACCTCTCTGCTGTACAAGCTGACAGATACAACTCTG CAGATAATAATTTGGCAATGGATGATTCGGATGGAGATGAGGATTCAAGAGCGTATTTTCCATGCCCCTTCTGCTATGTAGACATTGAAGTCCATGTGCTCTGCAGCCATCTGCAGGATGAACACTGCTTTGACTTAAAAAATGCA CGCAGGAGAAAGTCTTTAAAATCTGGTCTCTGGACCGGTAGTTCAGCTATGATTGGCAAGGAACTTAGCTCATTTCTTGGATCTTCAACAAATGGTAGGGCAAACACAAACGAATCTGCACCAGATCCACTTCTATCACCATTTCTTGGCAGTGGATCCCATTCACACCCTCAAGGAAGCCAAGAAGATGAATCTTCCAATATAACTGCCCATTTAAAAAG atTTGGCAATGGGATACCACTAATTGCATATCTTATGTGCAGCACTGAGACACCTTCACTTGATGGAGGTGATGAGGTGGATTCTGAAGAGAGAAGGCATAGAGCAGCATTTGTTCAAGAGTTGATTTCCTCAACCATATTCTAA